Part of the Lepeophtheirus salmonis unplaced genomic scaffold, UVic_Lsal_1.4 unplaced_contig_3058_pilon, whole genome shotgun sequence genome, CAGTCTTCAGGCAGTTGAAGAATTGTGTCTTTGGCAATACCcctaaagaaataattaaggGGATTACACTCCGAAGATGAGAGGGTCATAAGTCAAGTGACCAGTTGTAATGAACATTCTCGAGTAGCCAGATATAGGGTGCCTTGATCTAATGAAGATATAGGGCCTACCCCTAGACACCTCGTTCATCTAGGGTTTTACCACGTTCCTGAAGAACTTCTGGTAGATCTCCACATTCAACTTGAGACTCTGAGGGAAGCAATACAGCAGGGAGGTTGCTGAGGGTCATGACGGAAGAGGGGAACTGGTACTGCATCACGGGAACATCCTTGTAAATATCGCCAGAGAAAAAGGAACCAACCCAACCGAGTCGTGTTTCAATTCTTTCATATACTATGCAtccaaattgaatttaaatgtcctcattttaatttattctatctaaaaaaatgaattacagtgGACTTCCAGTGAAGGAAGACCCATGTTATGCCCGACTAAGcgtgaaaatacatttatactatTGTATATGTAACACAGAAAAAGTTTCCAGGACAAAAATTCATGGGGCTAATCTTCCAGTCACCAGTATATACTTGtcaattagaattttttatcatcaaagtagtcaaaaattatattattaacttatCGAAGAATAATGTATTGATAACTGTGaccaaaaatttgttttttgaaaaaaatatttggaggcTTAGACTTCCTAGGTGATAAAGCTCCTGTAAACATCACTACGAACAATAAAAACtccaaaattaacaataatgtGTACGTGTCGCCATCTGCATTTTAGCCTGCCGGATGCCTTCAAGGTTATAAGGTCTGTTTATTTAGAGGTCTTAAGTTTGGTGTGATTTGTGAAGCCTTTTCTTGGCGTATCTATTAACTTACAGCTTGATTGGGATCAAGCCCATATTGTAAATGAAGTGCGAATACTATTTTGCGCACTTTTGGCCTCCCTCTTTACTTTTGACCTTTTGCCTTAACGATGTAGTATTTGATCAATGGAGAGGCCAATGCAGTTTTTAGGCTCAGTAAAGGTAATTTGATGGCCGCTGTAGATGCAGCCTTGCTTCAAGTTATTTAAAAGGTGTATACATTCAGTCGTTCAAGACAGCACCAAATACATTGAATGAGCTAAAGATCAATTGTAAGACAATAATAAacctttaaaacaatattaacaCATACTACTCTGTGATAGAAATCTCCAGAAATACCCGGCCTGACTAAGAGATGGcagtcatttttcttaaaatcccTGTATTATTAGGGACACAAAATACAAACTATGTATTGAAGTTTGAATGTCCCACGTTGTATAGTATTGGTTTGGAAGCCATCAATAGTAAACGCTGTCGGCAAATACTATACTTTTATTGAAAGGCCTTAGTCTAACCAATAAAAACCTTAACTGGGCTCTACTCTGAGTGAGTCTGTTCCTTcgtttacaaaagtaaaattttggcTAGCTGAGAATAAACGAGGCCGTACGTGCTGCCAAGACGAGTATCACAGGGTTCAACAAATGGGGTGACGACCACAGAAATTGTGAAGAAAATCCACAATGCAGTACTGGTGTATCGTTGTCTGAAAGTTTGTAAGCTAATAGACATTGTaggattttcaaaatatgtttaggTGTGTGTTTACTCACACTGAAGCAAAAACGGTGCTGTGAAGAAGTTTCAATGGAGTATTGAGCGAAGTTACACAgtaacaaagaatttttttgaaaattttgtaaaaataaaattccatttaaaaaaaaaaagtatgtatagcTGAAAGGagattatgtagaaaaaaacttttttttttaagttggttACTTTGAGGACCGCCTTCGTAAAACTAACCACAATctgtgattaattaattaatttttcatgggACTATAATTATATAGCACTTTGTATATAGCTTCCAAACATTTGGTGAActcatcaatttattttattatttaattccttcatttatCAGATGATTGAAATGTTAATACATTTTCCCCTTATTTCAGAGGAAGAACGGATTTCAAAATGCTTAAATGAAGGCAAGGATCCAATTAGAGAAAAACTCCGTCATGTTGCTGCAGACGATGCTGCTAGAGAGGCCCGAAAGTCCAACAAGAACCCAGACCCTGGCTTCAGCTCATATGAAAACGCAAGCTTCCGCAAATACGAAAGTCTTGTAAAATCCCAAATTAAGCCGGATATGGAAATATATAATCATGATAAAAAGAGACATGGAGAGGATGCTTTTTATGCTCGTGCTGGGGCCTTGGTACACGGAGTACATAAGGATACGCCTGATGCCATTGAGCGCATGGCATCGGATGTTGAAAATCAAATCAAGAAGCGAGAAAAGTATTCCAGAAGAAGGAATTTTAATGATGACGCAGACATTGATTTCATCAACGAACGCAACATGAAGTTTAACCAAAAGTTGGAGAGGTTCTATGGCAAATATACCAAGGATATTAAGGACAATTTGGAGAGAGGAACGGCAGTGtagactatatatttttgtacacggacttattttattatttttatttttgtatataataggtGTAATAgaaatatgcattatttttccaatatatggctttagtaatgtgtatctcacgttgtataaattgtattatatatggCATTAAAAAGATGATATTTCTTACTAAAAAGCTTTACAAGACAGTTTTATGATTGTTTGAATCAGTATTGTTTGAACGTgcatcaaatatgaaaaatacaaaaaagagaaaatacgctgtattttacagtttttcctACGGAGAAGGAGGAAATACAAACGAAGTGGCTACTAATATTAAGGGTGTTTACCGTCATGATACTGTAACATACAATCACCAGGAATTTTGGTATTGTCAATTCTGTTCCGGTAATTTTCATGTCAAAAATGCACGACGCTCTGAGCGactaattttgtcaaaaaagtagaGAGAGAAACGGCTTTTAAAGACTATACTCGTATATTTTTGTACAcagaattatcttcttttttcttttcatgtatataatagatgaataaaacgaaatcaattatttttcaaatagattaCTTTAATAATGTGTATTCTGTGTTCTATAATTGCAATCAGTTTACGCTAAATGGCTTTAGAAAGATAAGATATCTTTCTAAAATAAACTTTCCCAGCAGTTTTTGATTGTTTGACCCAGTAACGTTTGAACGCACGTCAAAGATGGGCAGTAGCAAAGCTAAAAGGCCccattttttttcagattttcttCGAACAAGGGTAAAACGCAAGCCAGGTGGCTGAAATTGTGAATAGTCTTGATGAACCCAATTATGTAACAGCTGATCACACTATATTTTGGTTTGTGATTTCAGTTCCGTGTAATTTtcatgtcaaagatgcaccaagCTCTCTATAAGGTCAATTTTCGAAAAtgtaagtagtgttgtgtccgtCCTTATTTCGGATTGAAGGCTGCTGTCATGTCCAATTCAGTCTTGGGTCCTTAAAACTAATATAGTTTGGTTCTTGATGACGGCAAtccactttttcttcttttttttaaatcagttctagtaccgAGAGTCTTAAGGAGTGGTCGCaaagaattgtttttcttttccaaatcttttataattataattcttgaggaggggacatctaagtataaagagCGTTAGCTCCTGGATAATGGAGAttgttagggagttataagGTTAATTCTTTAAATGAATAACTAAGATAAGAACTGATGATCGGTATCGGAGTCAATCCTGCTTATGTAATTGATATATAcgaagtgggatttgtatttatttacttcctctCAAAGGCTGATTGCAAGTAATCTAACAAAACGTGAGGACATCTattctcctcctaaacattatttcattatattttttcgggTCTAGGTAATTTTTCCTTCAGCCACTTTGTCATAGGACATTTTGCCTCCAGGATATTTCGCctgaatatataatcaaatgagATTTATACGCCGTTTTTGTTAATATTGGTTAAAAGTGATGTTCCCTTGGAATGTTTTAATCAGAATATGTAAcataatgtgtattactataaaacgcattaaaagcttgtttgttttgtaaaattgaTGGAATCAGTCTCCAAAATTTCAATCCATACACCAAACATATCTTACTATCTAATGAATTTGGAGAAGAGTCAAAATAggtaatatatttagaataaaaagaaaaataaataaacttgataACGATTTAAATAGGAGAATTGATAATCTGATAGTACTATCATTAGAAAtgatagataatttattctagGAAATACTAAACTATAACATGAGGTAAGAatataattccatcattattgcagaagaaaataaacattttatagcaataaatatgacatattttgaGATGGAAATTCCAAAGGgaaaatcaatttcaaccaaaaataaacctcatttattcaTATGTTAAGGACATATGgtataatgcaaaatatatgaGGCAAGATTTCCAGCCACTATTTTTTCCGCATACAGGCtacttatttattgtttcatatcCATTTTGTAAAGGGAAGAactagctcaatggacaacacactCGGGAGAAGTGATTCTCTTGAACTACATGTGTATAAGTTGACACCCCGGTCGCTCCTAGAGAGGGAAATAAACAGCATTTAAATGGACTTCATAGAAGATTCTTAGGTCTGATGGAGTAAATGCTTTAGTATAATGTTTACCCATACTTACTCAGTTAAATTACATcttaccaattaaaggaacattaaaaaaaatatatattattttttgtaaatgaattagttgtagaactattattggACCGTATTACAAACTATTTCAAGCAATATGAAAGTGGGGAGGCTTTAGAAAAGTTGATGTTCCGAGTatgattcaaatatttactaaaatatatatctctttccggagaaaatagtaaaaatcagAAGGTAAAAGAGgcttattcaatgcatcatctTCAGTTCTGTTAGCAAGATAATTACACTGAACTCTAcatcaacataaataacaaattaacatCTTATtgtcagtttattttttttcacatgagcattttatgtttagaaaataatattcaccaagtcttaatatattattatttaccgATTTCTTCGCTGTActgattgtaataaaaatatacctaatattaagataatggtgTATACTACATATcttaagaaaattgcaaaatattcataaatgattaGATGCAGTCATTCAAAGTTAGAAACTAACTAATAGTAATAGTTGTCTAccgtattatatttataaacgtaGATAGTTGTtcacctattttttattttcttcataccTAAAAgggtatagtatgaaaataagatgtaaTTCCCCTTCTATATAGTGCCAGGCCCAGTCTGCGAGTagaaaatcttatattttgagttagattccttGGAATCTTAAAGTAAAACACAAGTATAAGCCAGCGTTTTCCATACATttgttatgttataaaaataggCCCACTTACTTctgttaaattataaaagttgtgAGCGACTCACATTTATCATCCACCACCttggatttatgtttatttccttcctctcacagctgattgtagtgaatttaaaaaaacaagcattcttcatattatatttttttcttcatataggcgagtcatattttttacagctataGCTAAGACTTCTATTAAATCtacgtatttattattcaatacaaattttttaaatgaataagttGACCAAGAGATTAACTATCTTGAATGTCACGTACTCCAACACACAATTTTATAgtctatataagtactattgagtcatttaagtctagagactataaatacatatatatagttttaggCAGTTAATATCGTAAATAATTGTACAAGCTATatcgaaaatattttgaatatcatGTATTTAACAAGATGGACAACaaattaaaaggataaaaaaattattgctctCATTGCAACATTACTCTGATGAccttgactattcacaagactaagtcAAGAACTAGCAtggctagtggctatgctctacccAAGACAACAATTTAGCCTTAGAAGCTGTTCGACAATTGTGATTAAAAAGACTATAAAgcatgtttgaaatttgtgaagtaaacttataaatgagctATCATTCaagtttcataatttatgtAGTCGGACTTGGTAGAAATTTTCCGACTCCTGACTCCGAATTCACCAAATAAAGTGCAAACTCTTACTCAACATCCCTATCTTTATGGCTCGTGTTGTTTCAGTCGTTATTTTGGTCTGCAATCCCATCCAGTCCAGTCTCACTTCGGTACAGATCAGTCTCACTTCGGTACagatcagtcctaaaacttttaTTGTTTGGTACTTGTTGAcgtatttgaacttttttcatcttcttcttttaatcagttctagtactggaCCCAGAGGACCGACAGTTTCAAGGACTGTTAGCAAAAAATGATAGTACCGGTCCTAAGATTAGATTAAACTgagccaaataaataaaaacactccaATTAAACACTGTTTTgcgggaaaaaaattataaattaaagtaaattcacttaaaaataatggatttctgtTTACTTCATTCGTATATATAATTACCTACATTGAATGTTGtacaaaacattataattattactccaAAATGTGGTTTTTGATGCCTCGGCCGCTTGGTGTTTCGAGGTCGATTTTGAAGTATATGTAAATTTGACGcctaataaattacttattttttttcaaaagtacaaTAATTTTGTACCCTCTTTCCCCTTTATCCTTGGTCTGGATACATTTTCTCTCGcagttccaatttttttattaacaaaaaatatttaaacgtaCCTAATTACACTTTGATCTCATTACGTCCCATCAACGGCCGTGAAAACTTCCATAGAACGCGTTAGTTGCGCAAggctaaaaagtaaaaaaaaatgaagcatacaaaatttattatattattttcatcccttttcatgaaaatactcaaaaaataattgaattgaaggcacgcttttttttttagcgaaatgatttgttttttatgtttgatgtactatatgtattgaaaaaaaaagttacacgCAGGTGGTGATGGTACACTCAACgattgaagtaaaatattattattattttttttttaaagtcagtaAGTTGGATGTCATCCTtgtgactttttaaaaaaataatacttcaaaaatatttaagaatcaaaagttacattttttttcttggcatGGAAAGATCGTCATCATCAGTGATGATGATAGCCTGTTTTCTATTCATGATTACTTTGATTGTTTCCTCTGGTGTTGAAGGAATTGTGAGTGCTCCCTCAGCCCAGGAATATTTGGGACGATATCAATTCTATcggtatgtatgtacatattagtaAGCCATCATTTATGACATGTTGtagtccgtcaacacaaaagcaggctaaaatgatttttctagcAATTGGGTGTGGATGACATTATTATCCAATGACGAAATACCCTCATTTTCtatcgaaaaattatttttattaactaggGGTGTACCGATGCATCGGAAGAGGGGTAAGAATCGACCTTTTTGAACTATCGGAATTGACCCCCCCCCCTCAATAATGCAAATTCCACCGATGTCTgagcttatttatttatatatattattaacaaaaccaaaattataattgtattatttgaaatggtTAGCCAATACATGGAAGTGAGGATATTAGTATAAGCTAACCTAAGTTTATGACTAGGGGCTCTTATATGTAGGGACCcggatcaaattatttttctttaatttctattttaacaTATAACTCTATAACAAAATTCAGATCCATCCATTGACAATGAAAGTCTATTTTGTAGTGTGAGCAATATATCTGAGCTAATCAGGAATAAATTGACCCCTGAGCATGGAAAGGAAGTCActctgaataattttaatttcaaacttttacatctaattataatcataattatgattattatatttatttttttttttgtcaacccctgattaataaaaagtaaggcattaaaaaaaagtaaatcattttttttatttgtggatGTAAtccttttatacataatattaataaggagTCGGTATCGGAATTGGCTGAAATTTTGATATCGGTACATCCctattattaatcctttggatatACTCCAAACTGCAATATATGTCTCTTAAATCATATAAAGGTTCGAAACCAGGGTTGTCAAACTCATTTTGGTTTGGGGGCCGAATGCAGTTTAATCTGATGcgatataagaaatttttttatttttcttcaaaagttctACGCTCCGGGTtcacttttcttcttttgtcaAAGATATTACGCTGATCAGGGTGTCAggcaaaaggaaaaattaataatacaattgcCTCCAACAAATGCTAAATAGACTCAAATGCTACTACTTAATGGTATTAGCTATACCACAGTGTCGCTTTCATGTACATTTGCATGACAGTCCAACcgttgaaaaaattgaaaaagtatttatcaatcttcctgagcaaaaaaaaaaccatgtatAAATATGCTTTTGAAATTTATAGCAAACTGGCAGAGTTAACACGACCTTGCTTGGAGCCATTTTTATTGGCTCATTTTCAGAACATAAGACCCTCAAATCAATAATTGATAGAAACAAAAGTTGCTTGTAATGTTCACAGCTCTTTTTCGTGGCcaaaattgatgtttatttcaataaagCCCTCCCTGAGGTTATTCGAATGTACAAAAGAGGGTTTACTAGATTTATAATCCGCACACTGTTTCATTCttagtttaataaaactttGGGATCTGTAgtacagaaataataaaaaggtgaataaataaaactttattattatttcaaaaagcttgTTGCTATGTTATGAAGGACGCGTTCAAGTATTTACTTGTCAAAATTCAGGTTGATCAGTTTCCCTGTTTGTTAATTTGCCCCGAAAGACGAAACTGATCCATACAAGAGTACCAGAATGTATTTCCAAGTGGTGGAGGGGGCAAGGGGAGTAAATTAATAATGTTGGtgtcaaaattacattttgtctaaaaaaaaaagtgagaggaggcatttttttaataatttcaaattaactgttatatacataattttttttttttttttttttttttttttcgtatcatTGGGAGGGAAAAACATCgtccattatttaaaaacaattaaatttcggtTCACAGTTGACACCGCAATCTAGACTGCAATATTGGTTAAGCTCGGTTAGTCAAGAAagatcacttaagaccgaaccaaaaaagaaatttgtctCGGACCAAGTCTGAACtatcacatacatatatagcaCACAATAAAAGATTCCTCCCACTAgattcctctaaaaaaaaaaaaaaatcaaaaatcttataaaatagtCGGTTAATTTTTATGTGAAGTAAATAATTCATGATTTAAGACATTAGTATTTCTCAAAATGGTAACTTCCTGGTAAAAAAAGGGGATGAGAATATCTCAAATTGGTTTGAGGGCTGCTGAATTATGTATCATACTTAGTGTTATACTTAATGAtctaattttatacatttttaagagGTTGGTCGAATAAACGAAGACTTCTTATTGTATCTGGAAAGGACAGTGAACTGCATGAGGTCCGTAAGTCTTCCAGCTATGGATATCGATGTGAAATGGCGGTC contains:
- the LOC121123366 gene encoding pre-mRNA-splicing factor SYF2-like yields the protein MADSTSFEARMASRREKMKELHMKRNKARQLNRVEVVEEDRRLKEPKSAEARKRRAQYILEEEERISKCLNEGKDPIREKLRHVAADDAAREARKSNKNPDPGFSSYENASFRKYESLVKSQIKPDMEIYNHDKKRHGEDAFYARAGALVHGVHKDTPDAIERMASDVENQIKKREKYSRRRNFNDDADIDFINERNMKFNQKLERFYGKYTKDIKDNLERGTAV